One genomic region from Spirosoma sp. KCTC 42546 encodes:
- a CDS encoding sensor histidine kinase, producing the protein MITGNDSRLRWLGPIGLFLFGNIFFRLSFWLQASPPALIHSTAVGLGAGFLFWQLNRGIARYLQRRFPGLERTPKRLRLLLVLTPLLVNAAVFSRFGLHILLGSRQTLWLGLVDYVMSLGIQLFYQVVYVSIYEGGYVLRQWKHTFQEKEELIKVQWQTRFNALKGQVNSHFLFNSLNALSALIEESPAQASQFVDELSKMYRYLLQANDQELVSLETELAFIESYAHLLQTRHGTGVLIQMMVPEDHLASPLPPLTLQLLVENAVKHNIVLASRPLLIEIGTTASGQLRVRNNLQPKNIRAISNGVGLTNIIAKYRMLTPTDIVIKEEDGHFTVLLPLLKQH; encoded by the coding sequence ATGATAACTGGCAACGACTCCCGTCTGCGTTGGCTGGGCCCAATTGGCCTGTTTTTGTTCGGGAATATATTCTTCCGGCTTTCCTTTTGGCTACAAGCCAGTCCGCCTGCACTCATCCATTCTACAGCGGTCGGCCTGGGCGCGGGATTTTTGTTTTGGCAGTTGAACCGTGGCATTGCCCGCTATTTACAACGCAGGTTTCCAGGTCTGGAGCGCACACCCAAACGACTCCGGCTATTGTTGGTACTAACTCCCCTACTCGTAAATGCAGCTGTCTTTTCACGCTTCGGGCTGCATATCCTGCTAGGTTCGAGGCAGACGCTTTGGCTTGGCCTGGTCGACTACGTTATGTCTTTAGGCATTCAATTATTTTATCAGGTAGTGTATGTCAGTATTTACGAAGGCGGATACGTATTACGCCAGTGGAAACATACCTTTCAGGAAAAGGAAGAACTCATAAAAGTTCAGTGGCAAACCCGCTTCAATGCCTTAAAGGGTCAGGTTAACTCCCATTTTTTGTTTAACTCATTGAACGCCCTTTCAGCCCTAATTGAAGAGTCGCCAGCGCAGGCCAGTCAGTTTGTCGACGAGTTGTCGAAGATGTATCGGTATCTGCTCCAGGCCAATGACCAGGAATTAGTTTCACTGGAAACAGAATTAGCGTTCATTGAGTCTTACGCGCACCTGCTGCAAACCCGGCACGGCACTGGGGTTCTCATTCAGATGATGGTGCCCGAAGATCACCTGGCGAGTCCGCTCCCCCCGTTAACCTTGCAACTACTCGTCGAAAATGCCGTCAAACATAACATTGTGCTGGCCAGCCGTCCCTTATTGATTGAAATCGGCACAACCGCATCTGGCCAGTTACGGGTACGCAACAATCTTCAGCCTAAAAATATACGGGCAATCAGTAATGGCGTTGGCTTAACCAACATCATTGCCAAATACCGGATGTTAACCCCTACCGACATTGTCATAAAGGAGGAAGACGGGCATTTCACCGTTTTATTACCCTTGCTCAAACAGCACTAG
- a CDS encoding carboxypeptidase-like regulatory domain-containing protein, with protein sequence MKNLQAFRSLTGTALLLLGSLFALTACDKKPVDPNGPMPTDPGTPGQAGYLVGKVIDPQGKPLPKATVFVDHTVLTGDGPEVKTAADGTYKVQMTDFAGEWIAKGYLLKQYNDRVYKINLDPEDDSPFTSNEKAVRNFQWKLTGHIPDLSLDLYYGGTMEMSRDLNADDLRDNENIEFTLTPVGPLIDGSTGKVLKVQAKKRYNDAIKDVPMGRYKVTAVYKPTGEQLLVRNAWDFDSDIVYQPSVTMDFLGTESAVRYNSMCVGYTNRH encoded by the coding sequence ATGAAGAATCTACAAGCCTTCCGCTCATTAACCGGTACCGCCCTACTTCTACTGGGTAGCCTATTTGCACTGACCGCCTGCGACAAAAAACCGGTTGATCCCAACGGACCTATGCCGACCGATCCCGGCACACCAGGCCAGGCGGGCTATTTAGTGGGTAAGGTGATCGATCCACAGGGCAAGCCACTGCCAAAGGCTACGGTCTTTGTTGATCATACTGTATTGACAGGCGATGGTCCGGAAGTAAAAACAGCCGCCGATGGCACCTATAAGGTTCAAATGACCGACTTCGCGGGCGAATGGATTGCCAAAGGTTACCTACTGAAACAATATAATGACCGGGTCTATAAGATCAACCTTGATCCTGAAGACGACAGCCCCTTTACGAGCAACGAAAAAGCCGTCCGTAATTTTCAGTGGAAACTCACGGGCCACATTCCTGATCTGAGCCTGGATCTTTACTACGGGGGCACCATGGAAATGTCCCGCGACCTGAACGCGGATGACCTTCGGGATAACGAGAACATCGAATTTACGTTAACACCAGTCGGCCCACTGATCGACGGCTCAACGGGTAAGGTGCTGAAAGTACAGGCAAAGAAGCGTTACAACGATGCGATTAAGGATGTGCCAATGGGACGCTACAAAGTCACGGCGGTGTATAAACCCACGGGCGAGCAACTGCTGGTTCGCAATGCCTGGGACTTCGACAGTGATATTGTTTACCAGCCGTCGGTCACAATGGACTTCTTAGGTACTGAGTCAGCCGTACGTTACAACAGCATGTGCGTAGGGTATACCAATCGGCACTGA
- a CDS encoding RNA polymerase sigma factor: protein MNAKPSQIPDQALWQSYRQGDKQALGQLAERYYRVLKHYGLKFMIDGVVVEDCIQELFLQLWQNRLQINETDSIKHYLLKALRHHILHYIRTQQRITFQELDWDTSVAEDIDSETLMIRQESLAILTTTIQTQLAVLPAREREALYLRYYENLSVPEIAEVMNVNRQSVSNFLQKALRKLRERWLVPLVWAMCMCF from the coding sequence GTGAACGCCAAGCCCTCACAAATTCCAGACCAAGCGTTGTGGCAATCCTATCGGCAGGGAGATAAACAGGCATTAGGTCAATTGGCCGAACGCTATTATCGCGTGTTGAAGCACTATGGGCTAAAATTTATGATCGATGGGGTAGTCGTTGAGGATTGTATCCAGGAACTGTTTTTACAGCTTTGGCAGAATCGCTTGCAGATTAATGAGACCGACTCAATCAAACACTACCTGTTAAAGGCGTTAAGACATCATATACTACACTATATACGAACACAACAACGAATCACTTTTCAGGAACTAGACTGGGACACCTCAGTAGCTGAGGATATAGATTCAGAAACATTGATGATTCGGCAGGAGTCGTTAGCTATCTTAACAACGACAATACAGACCCAATTAGCTGTTTTACCAGCTCGCGAACGGGAAGCATTATACCTGCGCTACTACGAAAACTTGTCTGTACCCGAAATTGCCGAGGTCATGAATGTGAACCGGCAATCGGTTTCCAACTTTTTACAGAAGGCACTGCGAAAGTTGCGTGAACGATGGCTTGTACCGTTGGTTTGGGCAATGTGTATGTGTTTCTAA
- a CDS encoding hemerythrin domain-containing protein, producing MQNQRYNVFNQIHKGLRGMLYDTAIRLQQTDFSQSEASEVIDQLTQVLLFFDDHAEHEDRFILPHIRKHDAQLIDELEKDHEIDHRLTQTLFDHIQEWKTVSSDNQREAIGQRILLAFSEFIAFNLYHMNKEENVLIYLLWKHYTDAEIREMEGEILKAIPPQTLMAESRWMMRSINDKEVVEWLMGVRQGAPVAVFDTFLQMAKEELPSERLTKVHAALELV from the coding sequence ATGCAAAACCAACGTTACAACGTATTCAATCAAATTCATAAAGGCCTGCGGGGCATGCTGTATGATACAGCCATCCGTTTACAGCAAACCGATTTTTCACAATCAGAAGCAAGCGAGGTTATTGATCAGTTAACGCAGGTACTCCTCTTTTTCGATGACCACGCCGAACATGAGGATCGGTTTATTCTGCCCCACATCCGCAAGCACGACGCACAACTCATTGATGAGCTGGAAAAAGATCATGAGATCGATCACCGCCTTACCCAGACGCTTTTTGATCATATTCAGGAATGGAAAACGGTTAGTTCGGATAATCAGCGAGAAGCCATTGGTCAACGGATCTTGCTCGCCTTTAGCGAGTTCATCGCGTTCAATCTCTACCATATGAACAAAGAAGAGAATGTACTGATCTATTTGCTCTGGAAGCATTACACCGATGCAGAAATCAGGGAAATGGAAGGGGAGATTCTGAAAGCAATTCCGCCACAGACCCTGATGGCCGAGAGTCGCTGGATGATGCGCTCCATCAATGACAAAGAAGTGGTTGAGTGGCTAATGGGTGTTAGACAAGGTGCGCCGGTAGCCGTATTCGATACCTTCCTGCAAATGGCCAAAGAGGAATTACCGTCTGAGCGACTGACGAAAGTGCATGCGGCACTGGAGCTGGTATAA
- a CDS encoding sensor histidine kinase — MTLSSPLHRLTRFVDRYRPVLLSRIEWWFHLASMPILLPIGAYFIMGERYFRDPITFTVGTIVNVFVYGYTVALFTLAVRWVIRQFPLIQQAGVRFVSMLLVVGFIMATTAVLDLWLFSLVPGTGVRFSWEAVVPLWLFGSVASPIFCLTLGMFYVYSQWHDRQTENEQLKREALQQQYDALKDRVNPHFLFNSLNSVSSLIGEDPAHAERFVDQLSRVYRYMLQANTHSLVPLESELDFLAIYTDLLRVRYGSSLRLEPCISPDCRRGQLPPLTLQTLIDNAIKYNAMTPARPLVIQVEAQGDRLLIRNNLQRKTIRVETSSTGLSTLMDNYRLLGLPKPVAEETATQFIVSLPLLAEV; from the coding sequence ATGACTTTGTCCAGTCCGCTTCATAGATTGACTCGTTTTGTTGATCGGTATCGTCCGGTATTGCTTTCCCGTATTGAGTGGTGGTTTCATCTGGCATCTATGCCAATACTGCTTCCCATTGGCGCTTACTTCATCATGGGCGAACGGTACTTTCGGGACCCCATCACGTTCACGGTAGGCACTATCGTGAACGTGTTTGTGTATGGGTATACCGTAGCGTTGTTCACACTGGCCGTGCGGTGGGTAATCCGGCAATTTCCCCTCATTCAGCAGGCAGGCGTTCGGTTTGTGAGTATGCTCTTAGTAGTGGGGTTCATCATGGCAACCACCGCCGTCCTCGACCTCTGGCTCTTTAGCCTGGTGCCCGGCACAGGGGTCCGGTTTTCCTGGGAAGCCGTGGTGCCACTCTGGCTATTCGGCAGCGTGGCCAGCCCAATTTTTTGCCTGACCCTGGGCATGTTTTATGTGTACTCGCAGTGGCATGATCGGCAGACCGAAAATGAGCAATTGAAACGTGAAGCCCTTCAGCAGCAATACGATGCGTTGAAAGATCGGGTCAATCCTCATTTTTTATTTAACTCCCTAAACTCCGTCTCGTCGCTCATTGGCGAAGACCCTGCCCATGCCGAACGTTTTGTCGATCAGTTGTCCAGGGTGTATCGGTACATGCTCCAGGCGAATACCCATAGCTTAGTACCCCTGGAATCGGAGCTGGATTTTCTGGCCATTTACACCGACCTGCTGCGTGTTCGCTACGGGAGCTCGCTGCGCCTGGAACCTTGCATCTCGCCCGACTGTCGGCGGGGTCAACTCCCCCCGTTAACACTCCAGACGCTTATCGACAACGCCATCAAGTATAATGCTATGACGCCCGCACGACCGCTGGTTATTCAGGTAGAAGCCCAGGGAGATCGGTTACTCATCAGGAATAATCTTCAGCGAAAGACGATCCGCGTAGAGACCAGTTCAACGGGATTATCGACACTGATGGACAATTACCGACTGTTGGGTTTACCCAAACCCGTTGCCGAAGAAACAGCCACACAGTTTATCGTTTCGCTACCGCTGCTCGCCGAAGTCTAA
- a CDS encoding LytTR family DNA-binding domain-containing protein, which translates to MKHPVNRAAGSIKLPGQSLPLALKAIVRLQGYGNYTWVHLSTQPKPILAALTLKWFEDQLPGFVRVHKSEIINPAFIRAVALDDSLQTTVCLVNEYKAKVSRRRLEQVVAKLNQFSNRLAKVPNYAFPTSGLFPELV; encoded by the coding sequence ATGAAGCATCCTGTCAATCGGGCGGCTGGCTCAATCAAGCTGCCCGGCCAGAGCCTACCCCTAGCCCTAAAAGCCATTGTGCGCCTGCAAGGGTACGGCAATTATACCTGGGTACACCTCAGTACGCAACCTAAGCCTATCCTGGCCGCGCTAACACTTAAATGGTTTGAGGATCAGCTACCGGGCTTTGTACGGGTTCATAAATCAGAGATAATCAACCCGGCGTTCATTCGGGCCGTGGCGCTCGATGACTCCCTGCAAACAACAGTTTGTTTGGTTAATGAGTATAAAGCCAAGGTTTCTCGCAGGCGTTTGGAACAGGTAGTAGCTAAACTCAACCAGTTCTCTAACCGGTTGGCTAAAGTGCCCAACTACGCTTTTCCCACCTCAGGCCTTTTTCCCGAATTAGTATGA
- a CDS encoding sensor histidine kinase, whose product MMSINRPILPDNPTQPGIARPWYWPSKQLGWQIVLLFPWFIPLVTYLLLGPRYFSNWSTFVGATGLNLALGVGCQWLLDQVTRRVTNRYPSLGQTASRLILLLLAFMSISLLVILGGLWLYTQFHLFDYVYQPGVVSRILLFNIIVNLISLGAYESIYSLTKWRENILEKEQLKKVNLQSQYESLKNQVNPHFLFNTLNSLSSLIADEPERAEEFVNEMANVYRYLLQTNREADASPDSSRSDASRSDASASGGELTLLDTELTFIHSYFHLLKTRYGPGIQVDVAINENDKNRLLPPLSLQMLVENAVKHNVIHVSRPLIIEIKSTPSGHLMIRNNLQRKPIRRVLSNQIGLSNIQARYRLMAQQYATPLEIHIDESDGYFTVTLPLL is encoded by the coding sequence ATGATGTCGATTAATAGGCCCATCTTACCCGATAACCCAACGCAACCTGGCATAGCCAGGCCCTGGTACTGGCCGTCGAAACAACTTGGGTGGCAGATCGTATTGCTGTTCCCATGGTTCATTCCTCTGGTAACCTACCTGTTGCTGGGACCGCGTTACTTCAGTAACTGGTCTACGTTTGTGGGTGCCACCGGACTGAATCTGGCGCTGGGTGTGGGGTGCCAATGGCTGCTCGATCAGGTTACCCGACGGGTCACCAACCGGTATCCTAGTCTGGGGCAAACAGCCTCTCGACTCATTCTGTTACTGCTGGCGTTCATGAGCATCTCCCTGCTTGTCATCCTGGGGGGCTTATGGCTATACACGCAGTTCCACCTGTTTGATTATGTGTACCAACCAGGGGTGGTTAGCCGCATTCTCTTGTTTAATATAATCGTGAATCTGATTTCGCTGGGGGCTTACGAGAGTATTTATTCGCTGACCAAATGGCGCGAGAACATCCTCGAAAAAGAGCAGTTAAAAAAAGTGAATCTGCAAAGTCAGTACGAGAGCCTCAAGAACCAGGTCAACCCGCACTTTCTGTTCAATACCCTAAACTCGCTTTCCTCTCTAATTGCCGATGAGCCAGAACGGGCAGAAGAGTTTGTCAACGAAATGGCCAATGTTTATCGCTACTTACTCCAGACCAACCGGGAAGCCGACGCCAGCCCTGATAGCTCCCGGTCCGACGCTTCGCGGTCCGACGCTTCGGCTTCAGGTGGTGAATTGACGCTTCTGGACACTGAACTGACCTTTATCCATTCGTATTTTCATTTGCTCAAGACCCGCTACGGGCCAGGCATTCAGGTAGACGTAGCCATTAACGAGAACGACAAAAACCGGCTGCTGCCTCCCCTCTCGCTGCAAATGCTGGTGGAAAACGCGGTGAAGCACAATGTTATTCACGTTAGCAGACCCCTGATCATTGAAATTAAATCGACGCCCAGCGGTCATCTGATGATCCGTAACAACCTACAGCGCAAGCCAATCCGTCGGGTATTAAGTAATCAGATTGGGTTGAGTAACATTCAGGCCCGCTACCGACTGATGGCTCAACAATACGCGACTCCATTGGAAATCCATATCGACGAATCCGACGGTTATTTTACAGTTACTCTCCCTCTCTTATAG
- a CDS encoding ScyD/ScyE family protein — protein sequence MHYKRSVLSFFLAGSLLTGCQDHRVPAPVQPTISTLATGLVAPIGVEADASGRVFVTEQGTGINDGRVSEITPDGKVHPVITGLYSFKRPDNELDATDHLLAADGMLYVLNAKGLYTLNLASFKTGDAPIPAASLTPENIQKFVIDYAFTEDTGESHLYNMTLGPDGALYMSDAAANAIIRRSKTGQLSVVTAVPGIANPNPAGPPPGPPFIESVPTGITYDGKQFAISTLLGFPFPAGKAIIYQMDLAGKLNVFQQTFNSLVDIENDGNGNYLALEFAIFGPTGFTPKTGRLLRAKGTSSDLLIEKLNMPTDLKLIDSHTAYLTSMGDGTLLKITF from the coding sequence ATGCATTACAAACGATCTGTACTCTCTTTTTTTCTGGCTGGCAGTCTACTCACAGGATGTCAGGATCACCGGGTTCCCGCACCCGTGCAGCCTACAATAAGTACCCTGGCTACGGGTCTGGTAGCGCCTATCGGTGTAGAGGCCGACGCCAGTGGTCGAGTCTTTGTTACCGAACAGGGTACGGGAATTAACGATGGCCGCGTATCAGAAATCACACCCGATGGGAAAGTACATCCGGTTATTACAGGCTTGTATTCCTTCAAGCGCCCCGACAATGAACTGGACGCCACCGATCACCTGCTGGCGGCCGATGGTATGCTGTATGTATTGAATGCCAAAGGGCTTTACACCCTTAATCTGGCCTCGTTCAAAACCGGTGATGCCCCGATTCCGGCCGCCAGTCTGACTCCAGAAAACATTCAGAAGTTCGTCATCGACTATGCTTTTACCGAAGACACGGGTGAATCCCATCTGTATAATATGACCCTTGGGCCCGATGGTGCGCTCTACATGTCCGATGCAGCCGCCAACGCGATTATTCGCCGATCCAAAACCGGCCAGTTAAGTGTGGTGACGGCCGTGCCAGGCATTGCCAACCCAAATCCGGCTGGTCCACCACCGGGACCGCCTTTTATTGAGTCGGTACCAACGGGAATTACGTATGATGGTAAACAGTTTGCCATCAGTACATTGCTGGGATTCCCGTTTCCGGCGGGCAAGGCTATCATTTATCAGATGGACCTGGCAGGAAAACTCAACGTGTTTCAGCAGACCTTCAACAGTCTGGTCGATATTGAGAACGATGGGAATGGTAACTACCTGGCGCTTGAATTTGCCATCTTTGGTCCAACAGGTTTTACACCTAAAACAGGCCGGTTGCTACGGGCTAAGGGAACCAGCAGCGACTTGCTGATCGAGAAGCTGAACATGCCAACGGATCTAAAACTGATTGATAGCCACACTGCTTACTTAACCAGTATGGGAGACGGAACCCTATTAAAAATCACGTTCTAA
- a CDS encoding VOC family protein, producing the protein MKILELDLYATNLEAVRLFYVSQLGLPLLARSASQLTILVGYTRLTFRLVAQPVAPYHIAINVPRDSLDVLMYYYDLDYLPTQAPGQTIAYFPDWRAKACYFYDTCGNLLEFIARTDLNLDNPNLTFSDLFQGVSEIGLTTQDVAYTTYEIQRRFRIDQFSKTTPKPDFNALGDDNGLFILAQQGRNWLFSTTQADLNYCRVQFTTGTDTTVHELYSYEVNQLPIGYAPGSYQRYAPEQQKAFAS; encoded by the coding sequence ATGAAAATTCTCGAACTTGATCTGTACGCGACTAATCTGGAGGCTGTACGTCTTTTTTATGTCAGCCAACTTGGACTGCCCCTGCTGGCACGTTCAGCCTCCCAACTTACCATCCTGGTTGGTTATACCCGCCTAACCTTTCGGCTCGTTGCTCAACCAGTGGCACCCTATCATATTGCCATCAACGTACCACGCGACTCGCTGGATGTGCTGATGTATTACTACGACCTGGATTACCTGCCGACACAGGCACCTGGCCAAACGATTGCCTATTTTCCCGACTGGCGGGCCAAAGCTTGTTATTTCTACGATACATGCGGGAATCTCCTGGAGTTCATTGCCCGGACGGACCTTAATCTGGATAACCCAAACCTGACCTTCTCGGATCTGTTTCAGGGGGTTAGCGAGATTGGCCTGACGACCCAGGATGTAGCCTACACAACCTACGAGATTCAACGCCGTTTCCGGATAGATCAGTTTAGCAAAACGACACCAAAACCGGATTTCAATGCGCTGGGGGACGACAATGGCCTCTTCATTCTAGCGCAACAAGGCCGCAATTGGCTCTTTTCAACCACGCAGGCCGACCTGAATTATTGCCGGGTTCAATTCACAACCGGAACGGATACGACAGTACACGAGCTGTATTCATACGAAGTGAATCAGTTGCCCATTGGCTATGCACCCGGTAGTTACCAGCGCTATGCGCCTGAACAACAGAAGGCTTTTGCTTCCTAG
- a CDS encoding CehA/McbA family metallohydrolase, with the protein MNRLLYRAALPLVLFLLASGTIGYALPMGRMTIRVVDDKTGKPTPARIRITQAGKPVPAMPAELIAVSYGLWDHADGYAFQPDSSFYVAGSFTMTLRPGTYTVTISKGNEYLRQVHPIRLTSGQVYRQTYRIKCWINQAARGWYSADGHVHIRRSPRDNEPLLDWMQAEDVNVGVLLKMGDFWETYYPQYAFGEKGVYQQGNYLLTPGQEDPRTPELGHALGFGATKSVRDGRNYYYYDQVFDELHKRGGLTGYAHQAESFHGYRGLTLDGLRGKVDVLEVIQYCVSAQPLHTEHYYRLLDLGFPLTATAGSDFPWCGHDHDHGPPERNAQIGNARFYTYINAPFTQTAWLASVAAGHTVATSGPILDFSVNKAIPGDHLAIKKGDKLTITAEAYGHLQQLPLEVLELVAHGRVLGRVTKHDPGQSSSHLAIKLDVSDVTQGMWIAARCYGDSTQAAHTTPVYVTVDGGGFHNPKSVNTYLSQCEHYLQELEQELETHHDTPEFRAWYYKKGLKTRIEETRQVLAGLRRRLATP; encoded by the coding sequence GTGAATCGATTACTCTATCGCGCAGCCCTACCACTCGTTCTGTTTTTGTTAGCGTCTGGCACTATCGGATATGCACTGCCGATGGGGCGAATGACTATTCGGGTAGTGGATGATAAAACCGGCAAACCAACCCCGGCTCGAATTCGAATTACACAGGCAGGAAAGCCCGTTCCGGCCATGCCAGCCGAGTTGATAGCCGTTTCCTATGGCTTGTGGGATCATGCGGATGGGTACGCGTTTCAGCCAGATAGCTCTTTTTATGTGGCGGGTAGTTTCACCATGACCTTACGGCCTGGCACCTATACGGTAACCATCTCAAAGGGGAATGAGTATCTCCGGCAGGTGCACCCAATACGGCTAACGTCTGGACAGGTGTACCGGCAAACCTACCGGATAAAATGCTGGATCAATCAGGCTGCCCGTGGCTGGTATTCAGCGGACGGACATGTTCATATTCGTCGCTCACCACGAGACAATGAACCTCTGCTTGATTGGATGCAGGCAGAAGACGTCAACGTCGGTGTCCTGTTGAAAATGGGCGATTTCTGGGAAACCTATTATCCACAATATGCTTTCGGAGAGAAAGGCGTCTATCAGCAGGGGAACTATTTGCTGACCCCAGGTCAGGAAGATCCGCGAACACCTGAACTTGGCCATGCGCTGGGTTTTGGTGCCACAAAGTCCGTTCGCGATGGCCGGAATTATTATTATTACGATCAGGTGTTTGATGAGTTGCACAAACGGGGTGGGCTCACCGGCTATGCTCATCAGGCGGAGTCATTTCATGGGTATCGGGGGCTTACTCTGGATGGGTTGCGGGGTAAAGTTGATGTACTGGAAGTTATTCAGTACTGTGTTTCAGCGCAACCGCTGCACACGGAGCATTATTATCGTCTGTTGGATCTGGGATTTCCACTTACGGCCACCGCAGGTTCTGATTTTCCCTGGTGTGGCCATGACCACGATCATGGGCCGCCTGAACGGAATGCCCAAATTGGTAATGCCCGGTTTTATACCTATATCAACGCTCCCTTTACCCAAACGGCCTGGTTGGCAAGTGTTGCAGCGGGGCACACGGTTGCGACGAGTGGCCCGATCCTGGACTTTAGCGTCAATAAAGCGATACCCGGCGACCATCTGGCAATAAAAAAAGGAGATAAGCTCACCATAACCGCTGAGGCTTATGGCCATTTACAGCAGCTTCCTCTTGAGGTTCTGGAGCTGGTTGCACACGGTCGGGTTCTGGGGCGTGTCACTAAACATGATCCGGGACAGTCTTCCAGCCATCTGGCTATCAAACTGGATGTGAGTGATGTGACGCAGGGTATGTGGATTGCCGCCCGGTGTTATGGTGATTCGACTCAGGCTGCCCACACCACGCCCGTTTACGTGACCGTTGATGGGGGAGGCTTCCACAATCCCAAATCGGTTAACACCTATTTATCGCAGTGTGAACACTACCTGCAGGAACTGGAACAGGAATTGGAAACACACCACGATACGCCTGAATTTCGGGCCTGGTATTATAAAAAGGGGCTTAAAACCCGCATTGAGGAGACCCGGCAAGTACTTGCCGGATTAAGGCGTAGGTTGGCTACCCCGTGA
- a CDS encoding DedA family protein: MSFQELILTYGYPMLFVGVLIESEAVLLIGVYLAQQGYFSLPTVIGVAAFSSFVAAQLCFFIGHRYGATFLVKRPTWQLRFSRVQRLMNRFGVGLVLGFRVIYGLRGVIPAAIGLADYSRLVFIGLNAMGALLWALLVGLAGGSLVQMAEKLPNHPQVLILVLGGLILCGGMYQFYRHVKRKKSVSTELTH; encoded by the coding sequence ATGTCATTCCAGGAGTTGATACTAACCTACGGCTACCCGATGCTATTTGTAGGCGTCTTGATTGAAAGCGAAGCCGTATTGTTGATCGGCGTTTATTTAGCCCAGCAAGGGTATTTTTCCCTTCCGACTGTTATTGGCGTAGCGGCTTTTTCTTCCTTTGTGGCCGCTCAGCTTTGTTTCTTTATTGGCCACCGCTATGGGGCGACGTTTTTAGTGAAGCGCCCAACCTGGCAGCTGCGATTTAGCCGGGTACAGCGATTGATGAACCGTTTTGGCGTCGGCCTGGTACTCGGTTTCCGGGTTATCTATGGCTTACGGGGTGTTATTCCAGCCGCTATCGGGTTAGCGGATTACTCACGCCTGGTGTTTATTGGACTTAATGCTATGGGTGCTTTACTCTGGGCGCTACTGGTGGGGCTAGCGGGAGGCAGTCTTGTTCAGATGGCCGAAAAGCTACCGAATCACCCACAGGTACTTATTCTGGTCTTGGGTGGGTTGATCCTGTGCGGGGGTATGTATCAATTTTATCGTCATGTAAAACGAAAGAAGTCCGTGTCCACAGAATTGACCCATTGA